One region of Cheilinus undulatus linkage group 4, ASM1832078v1, whole genome shotgun sequence genomic DNA includes:
- the rasal3 gene encoding disabled homolog 2-interacting protein isoform X2 — MMGFRRWIVCGGALECSPDHVPGGPRPKNQDGGVRALIKRRLENRAKRNNNAPLNQMGLNKGSRHYGSRESVSIPVSPLGSLDLSSDTSTVIRPVHSSILGEKYCFEVINSENTHCFGCTSAAERDRWIEDLRRAAQPNKDNIERTENSLSLWVNEAKDLPPKRSYYCEVHLDGTLFARTSSRAVGKPSNRSSLAGDSSTSSSGALGGSGGVAGGCQLFWGEFFELDNLPFVSQITLHLFRVEDPKKKRHSRDEASLHPLGSVAIPLAEIRGRTYQEKWYPITPYKASGTAGGKELLGPQASLRIKARFQNLQVLPMEKYKEFAEYVTVDYVEMCRSLEPLLSVKEKEELAGALVHVLQSIGKAKEFLIDLGSAEVERLGEKEALIFRENTLATKAIDEYMKLVGQKYLIDTLGDFINRLYASGDNCEVDPRKCPASELANNQKHLMDTCEDVVQKIIELHGPFPEELNKIFSSWVELCEDQGRPEIGQRLISASLFLRFLCSAILSPSLFGLIQPYPEPNTLRTLTLTAKVIQNLANFTLFGEKEEYMLFMNEFLQQHWNGMRGFLETVSTSDTEITMTSFDGYVDLPLRLAVLHGLLVDIIHQKDQDTIDKLHPLPSILNQISESLGPETPRIIVSSKPEYIPPRDLEKYSPHKSSFQQLPDSKSHDRDVRYKSSLRGRKPVKRTQSAPHRPPGHTKRALKRQTSSEDLPTSDHEQEMETNQPNISSPNTKASIKRPPAPVPWIKDNGRESSEMKTENEHFNLLDRHAQELSELRLGIEQVTERELDMAKRLEDFIIQSQDQNAMLQAEVNELRNLLAVREEQLASATFRLGVIEEEREDDERKLGVAIAAAERMNVLEEQFAGLLKDLHQLTEAYNSGQNNTQHPEKPHINSN, encoded by the exons ATGATGGGATTTAGACGTTGGATTGTTTGTGGTGGGGCTTTGG AATGTAGCCCTGACCATGTGCCTGGTGGCCCTCGGCCAAAGAACCAGGACGGTGGCGTAAGG GCCCTGATTAAGCGACGCCTTGAGAACAGGGCCAAGAGGAATAACAACGCCCCACTGAACCAAATGGGTCTTAACAAAGGAAGCAG GCACTATGGTTCCCGGGAGTCAGTTTCAATTCCAGTCAGTCCACTGGGAAGTTTGGATCTGAGTTCTGACACCAGTACTGTCATCAGACCGGTCCACAGCTCCATCCTGGGGGAGAAGTACTGCTTTGAG GTGATCAACTCTGAGAACACACACTGCTTTGGATGCACCTCAGCTGCTGAGCGTGACCGCTGGATTGAAGACTTGAGACGAGCTGCCCAGCCCAACAAG GATAACATTGAACGCACAGAGAACTCCCTCAGTCTGTGGGTAAATGAAGCAAAGGATTTGCCACCCAAGCGAAGTTATTACTGCGAGGTACACTTGGATGGGACCCTGTTTGCCCGAACCAGCAGTCGAGCAGTGGGCAAGCCGTCAAACCGCTCAAGCCTGGCAGGAGACAGCTCAACCAGCTCCTCGGGAGCCCTGGGAGGCAGTGGAGGTGTGGCTGGAGGGTGTCAGTTATTCTGGGGTGAGTTCTTCGAGCTAGACAATCTACCCTTTGTCTCACAAATCACACTGCACCTCTTTCGCGTGGAAGACCCCAAGAAAAAGCGGCATTCCCGAGATGAGGCAAGCCTTCATCCTCTGGGCAGCGTGGCCATACCTTTAGCTGAGATCCGAGGGAGGACCTACCAGGAGAAATGGTATCCCATCACTCCCTACAAGGCTTCAGGCACAGCAGGAGGTAAAGAACTGTTGGGGCCACAGGCTTCACTCCGCATCAAGGCCCGTTTCCAGAATTTGCAAGTGCTGCCCATGGAGAAGTATAAAGAGTTTGCAGAGTATGTGACGGTGGATTATGTGGAGATGTGCAGAAGCCTGGAGCCGCTTCTTAGTGTGAAGGAGAAGGAAGAGCTGGCCGGAGCTCTGGTCCATGTGCTGCAGAGTATCGGCAAAGCAAAG GAGTTCCTCATTGATTTGGGCAGTGCAGAGGTGGAGCGTCTTGGAGAGAAGGAGGCACTGATCTTCAGAGAGAACACCTTGGCTACTAAAGCCATTGATGAATATATGAAGCTGGTTGGTCAGAAGTACCTCATCGATACACTAG GCGACTTCATCAACCGCCTGTATGCCTCTGGAGACAACTGTGAAGTTGACCCTCGTAAATGCCCTGCTTCTGAACTTGCCAACAACCAGAAGCACTTGATGGATACCTGTGAGGATGTGGTGCAAAAGATTATTGAGCTCCATGG acCCTTTCCCGAAGAGTTAAACAAGATCTTCTCCAGCTGGGTGGAGCTGTGTGAAGACCAGGGCAGGCCAGAGATCGGTCAGCGCCTCATCTCCGCCTCCCTCTTTCTTCGATTCTTGTGCTCTGCTATCCTCAGTCCGTCTCTTTTTGGGCTGATACAGCCTTACCCAGAGCCGAACACCTTGCGTACCCTCACCTTAACTGCCAAAGTCATCCAGAATCTGGCCAACTTCACCCT GTTTGGAGAGAAGGAAGAATACATGCTCTTCATGAATGAATTCCTGCAGCAGCATTGGAATGGAATGAGAGGATTTTTAGAAACAGTTTCCACCTCAGACACTGAAATCACAATGACCTCCTTTGATGGTTATGTGGATTTGCCTCTGCGCTTGGCTGTGCTGCATGGCCTGCTGGTGGATATCATCCATCAGAAGGACCAG GACACAATTGACAAGCTGCACCCTCTACCTTCAATTCTGAACCAGATATCAGAGTCGCTGGGTCCTGAAACACCTCGGATTATAGTTAGCAG CAAACCAGAATACATCCCTCCTAGAGACTTGGAGAAGTACAGCCCTCACAAATCATCATTTCAGCAGCTTCCAGACTCCAAAAGCCATGACAG GGATGTTAGATATAAGAGCAGTTTAAGAGGGAGAAAGCCAGTGAAGAGAACTCAGAGCGCTCCACACAGACCTCCTGGTCACACAAAACGTGCCTTAAAGAGACAGACAAGTTCTGAAGATCTGCCAACATCTGACCATGAACAAGAGATGGAGACCAACCAGCCAAATATCTCATCACCAAATACA AAAGCCAGTATCAAACGCCCACCTGCTCCAGTTCCCTGGATCAAAGACAATGGCAGGGAGTCAAGTGAGATGAAGACAGAGAATGAGCATTTCAACCTGCTGGATAGA CATGCTCAGGAGCTGTCAGAACTCCGTCTGGGCATCGAGCAGGTCACAGAGCGAGAGCTGGACATGGCAAAGCGCCTGGAGGACTTCATAATCCAAAGCCAGGACCAGAATGCCATGCTGCAGGCTGAGGTGAACGAGCTGCGTAATCTGCTGGCTGTGCGAGAAGAGCAGCTCGCTAGTGCCACCTTCAG